The Streptomyces sp. NBC_00775 genome includes the window CTGCCGGGCTGCTGTTCAGCTCGAGTTCCGCGCACATCGAACTTCGGCGCCTGCTGGTGGACCAGCACGGGCTGAAGGCTGTGGTGAAGCTGCCCGGCGGCACCTTCAGGCCGTATGCGGGTGTGTCGACGGCGATCCTGTTCTTCACCAAGGACGCCGGGCAGGCAGACAGCGTGTGGTTCTACGATCTCACGGCGGACGGCTGGAGCCTGGACGACCGGCGTGAGCCGTTGCTGGCGCAGGACAAGCTCGGGCTGGCTCCCGACAGTGTTCTGGATACCGTCGATCACACGCGCAACAACCTCCCGGATCTCATGCGGCGTTGGCGGCTGCGGCACAGCAGTGAGCGCCGGCGTGCCCGGTCTGAGCAGAGCTTCTGCGTGACCAGCGCGGAGATCGCCGCGGAGGACTACAACTTGTCGCTGGAGCGATTCCGTCAGATACATGAGATGCAGCGGGCAGCTCAAGAAGGCATTCGTCTGGGGGACTTCGCTGAGATCTTTCCCGGGTCTGTGCGCAGATCCGATCTGGACGAGGAACCGGATGCGACGGACACAGAGGGGCGCCGACGGATTCTGCCCCCCACCCTGCTGACCAGCACGCTGCCGGATGTGGCAGACCTGCCCCTGCGTGCGGACCAGCGCGAACCCCCTCGCCGGTTGCGGCAGGGCGACATCGTCGGACGGGATCTCGCCGGTATCCGCTACTGGACGTGCGTGCCGAGCCAATACGACGGCGTGCAGCCCGGCCAGGGCCTGATCGTCATCCGGCTCACCGAGGAGGTTCTGCCCCACGAGTACGTGATCGCCTACCTGTCCAGTCCCCTGGCCGAGCAGCAGCTGCCGAAGTACGGAACCATCCCGCGTATCAAGGCCCGCGAGATGGCCGACATCTGGATTCCCAAGTGTGACGGCGACCTGTCGGAAATCCGCGCCTCCCTCGCCATGCTCGACGAAGGGGAACAAGAAGCCGCACGCATCCAGGACGACCTCCACCGGATGCGGATGCGGATCTTCGAAAGCGGAACGGGTTCAACCCGCCGCGGGCGGCTCGATGACGCCGCCGCGATCAGCTCCTTGACCGCGCAGAACCTGCGCCGACACAACGAGCCCTACAAGCTGTTCCAGGACTCCTACCCCTACGCTGTAGCCCGTGCGGTCCGCAAGTTCCGGCACTCCCTGTCCCTGGCAGAAAGACACGAGGCGGCCATCCAGTGCGCCGAGTCTTTGATCCTCTCTCTGGGCATCATGGCCCTTGCCTTGGCTGCTGATCGCGGCCGTCAGGATCTGCCGGCCATCGCCCAGTGGAGCCAGTCCGTTGAGCGGGGTGGTGTCTCCCTCGGCCACTGGGTGGGGGTGGTCAGGGCAGTGGCCGAAGACGCACGTCAGCACGGTGACCCCGCCGCTGGCCTCGTCGAGGCAACAGCTCGTAAGAAGGGCAGGAAAGGCCTGGTCGCCGATCTCGACCAACTGGTCGAGCTCCGCAACAAGATCCGGCACGGTGCGGGCCCCCGAACACGAGCCGAGTTGGAGAAGAGCCTTGGGCGCATCGAACCGCTGATGCTCAGCAGCCTGTCGGGATGCGCATTCCTCGCCCACACCCGATGGGTTCACACCGACCGGCTCCAATGGATGCCTGCCGCCGGGAAGTTCCGCGTATCAGGCCTGGCCCTGATGGGTGACCATCCCGACTTCGCAACGGTCTCCTTCGACACGGCACACCCTCTGGCAGACGACCGGCTCTACCTCATCTCCCCCAACGACGAACCCCTCCCGCTCTCGCCGTTCTGCCTCCTGAGCGACTGCCCCGCGTGCCTGGCACCCGAGCTGTACTACCCCGACCGCATGACGAGTTCCACAGCTCTCCTCAAGAGTCTGGACCGAGGCCACGAACTCGACAGTGACTCCGTTTTCAAGGCGCTGCGCGAGTGGGGCACACCGTGAACCTACGGCCAGTTCCTCCACGAGCCAGGAGCAGTCCCGCGTGAAGCGGTGCCGGATCAGCAGAGGCGAAGTGACAGCGAACCACTACGCCGACGCCGGCCCCGGAGGATGAACCTCAGTGGCGACAGAGCAGCCGTCTGACTGGCTCGTTCCCGAATATCGTCTGCGTCCTGTGCTTCGATGACAGTGCCGCGTACTCCTCCCGCGCCACCTGCGCCCACCTGGGCAGACGCAACATCAAGGCAGTGATCCCGGACATCGACGTGTTTGGCCACCGCCTCGCTGTCAGAGGACAACGTTACGCTCGCTTGCTCCAGGACCAAGAACGGGTGGGGCATGACGGACAACGCATCGATCAATGTCGGCAGTCTCCTCAACGGAGATGAACCGATCGATGACGCCAGCCAGGACTTGCTGCAGCGGACAGACCTGGCTGATGCGTTCGCGGCGGAAATCCGTCGAACGTCCGCGAAGCACGGCGCAGTTGTAGCTCTGACGGGGAAGTGGGGTTCGGGCAAGACGTCGCTGGCGAATCTCACCTGCAGCGCTCTGGACACGGTCAACGACGTGCAAGTCGTCAAGTTCAACCCCTGGTTCTTCTCCGGCACCGACCAGCTCATACGGTTCTTCTTCGATGAACTTGCCGCGCAGCTGCGGGACGGACGCCGTCTGAAGGACAAACTCAAGAGCGCGGGCCGCACCGTCGCTGAACGGCTGGGCAAGTACTCGGCCGCCCTGTCGCCGCTGAAATTCGTCCCCGGGGCCAGCGCCGTCCTGGACGGCGCTGGCGCTGTCGCCACGGGGACGTCGAAGCTCCTTGGTGAGGAGCAGGGAACCGTCCATGAACAACGAGCGCAGCTGACTGAACTCCTGGGCGCGCTGCCGGGGCGGATTGTGGTGTTCATCGATGACATTGACCGGCTGTCGCAGCAGGAGATCCGCGACCTCTTCCGTCTGGTGCGTCTGACCGGCTCGTTTCCAAATATCGTCTACGTCTTGTGCTTCGACCGCGAAGTGGTGGAGGCGGCATTGACGGATGAGGCGGTCAGGGGGGCCACGTACCTCGAGAAGATCGTGAAGATGTCGATGGAGGTGCCGCCGCTGCCCTCGCAGGCACTCTCACCGGTCATCGCCAAAGGACTGACCGAGGCGCTCGACGGGATCGAGTCCGGACCGTTCCACGCGGCGCGGTGGCCGGACGTACTCGTACAGGTGATTCTCCCAATGTTCTCCACCATCCGGGATGTGAAGCGGTACCTGGCATCGGTGCCACTGACCGTGCGAAGCCTGGGTCTGGAGGTGAATCTGGTCGACGTTCTGGCGCTTGAGGCCCTTCGCGTGCGCTACCCCGCAGCGCACGCGATGCTGCATACCGCCACGGATTTGCTGACGCCAGCCAAGACGATGTACCGACCCGGAACGGACCGGCCAACGCGTGAGAAAGCGTTCGTGGAAGAGTTCACCGGCCTCTTGAACGGCCACGCCCAGCCGGTCATCCGCCTGTTGTTCCCCGCCGCCGACAGGATTTTCGGCGGCCAGAATTACGGTTCTGACTGGATCCCGACCTGGGAACGGGACCGGCGGGTCGCCTGCAGCACGGTGCTGGACTTCTATCTCCATCGCCAGCTGCCGGCCGGACGGGCACCCGCTGCATTCACCGACCAGGTCGTGGCCTGCATCGGCAACGAAAGCATGCTCGACGAGGCATTGGGGCAGGTACCGGACGCCCTGCTGGACGACACGCTCAAGCGTCTGGTGCCCCATTGTCGCGACGTACCTGAGGAAACGGTGCTGCCGACGGCCGCGGCTCTGGTGCGGCAGCTGCCGCGGATCCGGCTGGGCTCCTCGGGCATGTACTCCCTCGGTGGTGAATGGGCGGTGCTGAGCCCGGTGAGCGTTCTGCTGCGCAACCTCAGCAGCGACGTGGCCGACCACACCGTCCGCAGCCTCTTCCACGGCATCCCGAGCCTGTACGGGAAGGTCCTTCTGCTCGACATCGCTGCGGGCCGTCCAGACAAGCAGGGGTTGATCCCGGAGGAATCCGCCCGGTTGCTGAAGCGGGAACTTCTTTCCCAGCTCCACGCGGCCCGTCCCGAGAACCTTGCCGACGAGCGGATGCTGCTGCGGACGGTCCTTGTGGCAACAGCCGACACAGACGGCTCTCCCGTCCTTGAGCCGGTCTTCGATGCCCGCGTGGTCGCGCGCCTGCTGGAAAGCGGAGTGGCGCCGGTGCACAGCCAGACGATGGGTAGTGTGGCCGTGCGGACCGAGCAGCGGCTCGTGTGGGACTCCCTGGTGAGTGTCTATGGCGGGGAGGTGTATCTGGCCGAAGCCGTCGCGTTGTTGCACCAGTCCCTGCAGGAGGGGACGGTCGAGCTGAACGAGGACCTTGCGGCCGCTCTGGCTCTGTACGAGAAGTACGCGACAGGCTGGCGCCCGGAGTGACGGCGCACCATGTGCGGGTGGTGGCTTGCGAGCCACGTCTTCCTGTCACCGACTGCCTGCTCACCGTGCTCCGTTGAGGTCTTGCACCGGCTTCACAAGGCACCGTCAGCGCGACGGCCTACGGTAGAAGAGCGCATCGCGTTGGTGTCGGAGTAATTGTCAAAACCTGTGGATCAGTTGAGGTGGATCACACTGCGAGGGTCTCGTCTCGTTCAACGAGGAGGCCGTTCTCGAAGTGGGCGCCGGCGGGCGAGGCTCCGTGCGGATCTCCATGCTGTGACGGCCACCCAGCTCCTGTCGCACGACGAGACGGTTGCCCGGCGGGAGGCGCTCCACCAAGGCCACCAGCCCAGCATGCCGTTCCCGCTCAGCTCGCACCGCTTCGCGGAAGCGGACCGCTTCCTTGAGAAGCTCTCACGCGTGCGCTCCGCCGACATGCCGGGCTGCCAGACCGGCAGCTGCGGCGGCAAGTACTGGTGTCACGTCAGTCAGTGTTCCCACACCGTCTCCATCCGCCGGTTACGGCACCCGCCCACTGGCGGTCCTCAACACAGGAAAGGCGAGAGTCGGTCAAAACGCTGCACTAGGAGTGAAGTTGATGCCCGGCACCCGGACATCTGCATCAACCGGCCTGTGTAGCGCGCTGGTTGTGACGGGCTGTCCTAGCCCGGCACCGCGGATGGATGTGCTGGCCACTCCCCCCACGCTGACGGCCACCGGGAGTGGGGGCATGAGCGTGGCAGCCGTCAGCGTCGCGGGATTCCCGTACCGCTGGTGCAGCCAGAATTCCGGGGTCATCAACCCTGGCCCCGTTCAGTCAGTGTGGCGTTGGGTGGGGTCGAGGCGGCTGAGGACGGCGCGCACTAGGTTCCGGCTGTAGGCAGGGGCAGGGAACGGTGCGGCCGCGTCGTGTGGCGTGGGCTGGTG containing:
- a CDS encoding HsdM family class I SAM-dependent methyltransferase, producing the protein MLTCGTGTTWRKAPGAESERYSVVLANPPFAGSLDYEAVAPELLGMVRTKKAELLHLAMILRLLRPGGRAAVIVPAGLLFSSSSAHIELRRLLVDQHGLKAVVKLPGGTFRPYAGVSTAILFFTKDAGQADSVWFYDLTADGWSLDDRREPLLAQDKLGLAPDSVLDTVDHTRNNLPDLMRRWRLRHSSERRRARSEQSFCVTSAEIAAEDYNLSLERFRQIHEMQRAAQEGIRLGDFAEIFPGSVRRSDLDEEPDATDTEGRRRILPPTLLTSTLPDVADLPLRADQREPPRRLRQGDIVGRDLAGIRYWTCVPSQYDGVQPGQGLIVIRLTEEVLPHEYVIAYLSSPLAEQQLPKYGTIPRIKAREMADIWIPKCDGDLSEIRASLAMLDEGEQEAARIQDDLHRMRMRIFESGTGSTRRGRLDDAAAISSLTAQNLRRHNEPYKLFQDSYPYAVARAVRKFRHSLSLAERHEAAIQCAESLILSLGIMALALAADRGRQDLPAIAQWSQSVERGGVSLGHWVGVVRAVAEDARQHGDPAAGLVEATARKKGRKGLVADLDQLVELRNKIRHGAGPRTRAELEKSLGRIEPLMLSSLSGCAFLAHTRWVHTDRLQWMPAAGKFRVSGLALMGDHPDFATVSFDTAHPLADDRLYLISPNDEPLPLSPFCLLSDCPACLAPELYYPDRMTSSTALLKSLDRGHELDSDSVFKALREWGTP
- a CDS encoding KAP family P-loop NTPase fold protein → MTDNASINVGSLLNGDEPIDDASQDLLQRTDLADAFAAEIRRTSAKHGAVVALTGKWGSGKTSLANLTCSALDTVNDVQVVKFNPWFFSGTDQLIRFFFDELAAQLRDGRRLKDKLKSAGRTVAERLGKYSAALSPLKFVPGASAVLDGAGAVATGTSKLLGEEQGTVHEQRAQLTELLGALPGRIVVFIDDIDRLSQQEIRDLFRLVRLTGSFPNIVYVLCFDREVVEAALTDEAVRGATYLEKIVKMSMEVPPLPSQALSPVIAKGLTEALDGIESGPFHAARWPDVLVQVILPMFSTIRDVKRYLASVPLTVRSLGLEVNLVDVLALEALRVRYPAAHAMLHTATDLLTPAKTMYRPGTDRPTREKAFVEEFTGLLNGHAQPVIRLLFPAADRIFGGQNYGSDWIPTWERDRRVACSTVLDFYLHRQLPAGRAPAAFTDQVVACIGNESMLDEALGQVPDALLDDTLKRLVPHCRDVPEETVLPTAAALVRQLPRIRLGSSGMYSLGGEWAVLSPVSVLLRNLSSDVADHTVRSLFHGIPSLYGKVLLLDIAAGRPDKQGLIPEESARLLKRELLSQLHAARPENLADERMLLRTVLVATADTDGSPVLEPVFDARVVARLLESGVAPVHSQTMGSVAVRTEQRLVWDSLVSVYGGEVYLAEAVALLHQSLQEGTVELNEDLAAALALYEKYATGWRPE